A genomic segment from Mesorhizobium sp. AR02 encodes:
- a CDS encoding SDR family oxidoreductase, giving the protein MPIAMKTDTSKITQKQRRIQRKVDADDRAKPKAKPAGAMQAGARKYPAPPFPKQHHPKPGHEAEIKPAPLYDAPFWRGSGKLESKVALVTGGDSGIGRAVAVLFAREGADVAIVYLSEDGDAEVTKQAVESEGRRCITLRGDVADREFCRKAVANTIKQLGGLNVLVNNAAFQVHSADFADLTEKHFDTTLKTNLYGYFHMAQEAVAHMKPGSAIVNTGSITGIDGSKELVDYSMTKGGIHAFTRALSGNLIAKGIRVNAVAPGPVWTPLNPSEKKAGDVSKFGADTPMKRPAQPEEIAPAYVFLASPQCSSYITGEILPVIGGY; this is encoded by the coding sequence ATGCCGATCGCGATGAAAACCGACACTTCCAAGATCACCCAGAAGCAGCGGCGCATACAGCGTAAGGTCGATGCCGATGATCGGGCCAAACCGAAAGCGAAACCTGCTGGCGCAATGCAGGCCGGCGCGCGAAAATATCCCGCGCCGCCGTTTCCGAAACAGCATCACCCGAAACCGGGCCATGAAGCAGAGATCAAGCCAGCTCCCCTTTACGATGCACCGTTCTGGCGTGGCTCTGGCAAACTCGAAAGCAAGGTTGCGCTGGTTACTGGCGGCGATTCCGGCATCGGACGAGCGGTCGCGGTCCTGTTCGCGCGCGAGGGCGCGGATGTTGCAATTGTCTATTTGTCAGAGGACGGCGACGCCGAGGTTACGAAGCAGGCGGTAGAAAGCGAAGGCCGCCGTTGCATTACACTCCGCGGCGATGTTGCGGACCGCGAGTTTTGCCGCAAAGCTGTCGCCAACACGATCAAGCAACTGGGAGGGCTCAATGTCCTTGTCAACAACGCTGCCTTTCAGGTGCATTCAGCAGACTTTGCTGATCTGACGGAGAAACATTTCGATACCACGCTAAAGACCAACCTCTATGGCTATTTCCATATGGCCCAAGAAGCCGTGGCACACATGAAGCCCGGCTCAGCGATCGTAAACACCGGTTCAATCACAGGTATCGACGGGTCGAAGGAACTGGTCGACTACTCGATGACAAAGGGTGGTATCCACGCTTTCACGCGGGCGCTATCGGGCAACCTTATCGCCAAGGGAATCCGCGTTAACGCCGTCGCGCCAGGACCGGTGTGGACGCCGCTCAACCCATCTGAAAAGAAGGCCGGTGACGTCTCGAAGTTCGGAGCGGATACGCCGATGAAACGCCCTGCGCAGCCGGAAGA